In the genome of Streptomyces sp. NBC_00259, the window ATGCCGAAGCCCTCGAACCAGGCCCGGACCGCCGGTGTCGACTTCCTGGTGAGGATCGAACGCGTGCGGACGGGGTCCATGGCGCTGTCGTCGTCGCTGTCGTGCGCGCCGAAGGCGATCAGTTCGAAGTCCCGGTTCTCCAGGGTCGCTGGGGCGCCGAGCAGCCCGGAGATCTCGTCGACAAGGTCCTGGTAATCGCCCTTCACCCGGACATTCTCGCACCGGTCGGGCGCCTCTTCAGACAAATGTCTGAAGAAGGGGGACCGGATGCGTGACAGCTGTAGATGGCCCAGCATCGGACCGATATCTAGGTTTCACGGTGGTTCTCCGTGCCGTACCCGGATCGTTGGGTTTCGGCCCCCCGCTATCCGTGTTCCGTGGAGGTGCCCGTGCTGGGTCCCGTGATCCTCGCCGCGTCGCGCAGCGACAAGATGCGTCGCCTTGTGTCGGCCGCCCCGATGACGAAGCCGGTGGTCAACCGCTTCATTCCGGGCGAGACGGTCGACGAGGTCGTGCCGATCGTCGCGGACCTGACGGACAAGGGCCTCGAGGTCACCCTCGACGTCGTGGGCGAGGACATCACGACCCGCGAGCAGGCCGCCGCCGCCCGCGACGCCTACCTGGAGCTGATCGAGCGGCTCGCGCCGCTGGACCTCGGCACGCGGGCCGAGATGTCGGTCAAGCTGTCGATGTTCGGCCAGTCCCTGGAAGGCGGCCACGAGCTGGCGCTCGCCAACGTCCGCCCGGTCGTCGAGGCCGCCGCCGCGATCGGCACCACGGTCACCCTGGACGCCGAGGACCACACCACCCTCGACTCGATGTTCGCCGTCCACGAGGAGCTGCGGAAGGACTTCCCGGCGACCGGCTGTGTGATCCAGGCGTATCTCTTCCGCACCGAGGAGGACGCCCGCCGCCTCGCCGCGAACGGCAGCCGTGTGCGCATCGTGAAGGGCGCGTACAAGGAGCCGGCCTCGGTCGCGTACCAGGACAAGGCCGAGATCGACAAGGCGTACGTCCGCATCCTGAAGATCCTCATGGACGGCGCGGGCTACCCGATGATCGGCTCCCACGATCCGCGACTGATCTCCATCAGCCAGGAGCTCGCGCGCCGTGCCGGGCGCAAACTGGACGAGTACGAATTCCAGATGCTGTACGGCATCCGCGGCGAGGAGCATGTGCGGCTGGCGGCCGAAGGGCACCGGATGCGTGTGTACACCGCGTACGGGACCGACTGGTACGGCTACTTCATGCGCCGCCTCGCCGAGAAGCCGGCCAACCTCCTGTTCTTCGCACGGTCGATGATCACCAAGAACTGACCCAGGGCCCCAGGACTGAGCCCTCCCACCCCTCTCAAAAAGGAGTCAAGGAACTCATGGACGCTGTGACCCAGGTCCCCACCCCCGTCAACGAGCCGGTGCACGGCTATGCGCCCGGATCCGCCGAGCGTGGCCGGCTGGAGGCCAAGCTCAAGGAGCTGGCCGAGAACCCCATCGACCTCCCGATGACCATCAACGGTGAGAAGCGCATGGGTGGCGGCGAGGAGTTCAAGGTCGTCCAGCCGCACAACCACCAGGCCGTCATCGGCACCTTCCGCGGCGCCACCCAGCAGGACGCGCAGGACGCGATCGACGCCGCCCTCGCCGCCGCCCCGGCGTGGCGCGCGATGTCGTTCGACGACCGCGCCGCGATCATCCTGCGCGCCGCCGAGCTGCTGTCGGGCCCCTGGCGCGAGACGCTGGCCGCCTCCACCATGCTGGGCCAGTCGAAGACCGCGCAGCAGGCCGAGATCGACACTCCCTGCGAGCTGATCGACTTCTGGCGCTTCAACGTGGCGTACGCCCGCCAGATCCTGGCCGAGCAGCCGCCGGCCAACTCCCCGGGTGTGTGGAACCGCCTCGACCATCGCCCGCTTGAGGGCTTCGTCTACGCGATCACGCCGTTCAACTTCACGGCCATCGCGGGCAACCTGCCCACCGCCCCCGCCCTGATGGGCAACGTGGTGGTGTGGAAGCCGTCCCCGACGCAGACGCACGCCGCCGTGCTGCTGATGCAGCTGCTGGAGGAGGCCGGTCTGCCCAAGGGCGTCATCAACCTGGTGACGGGCGACGGCATCGCCGTCTCCGAGGTGGCGCTGAACCACCCCGACCTGGCCGGTATCCACTTCACCGGCTCGACCAAGACCTTCCAGCACCTGTGGAAGACGGTCGGCAACAACATCGAGAAGTACCGCTCCTACCCGCGCATCGTCGGTGAGACGGGCGGCAAGGACTTCGTCGTCGCGCACCCGAGCGCCGACCGCGCCATCCTGAAGACCGCGCTGACCCGCGGCTCCTTCGAGTTCCAGGGCCAGAAGTGCTCCGCGTCCTCGCGTGCGTACGTCCCGGCCTCCATCTGGAACTCGGGCTTCAAGGAGGAGTTCGCGGCCGAGGTCGACGGCATCCGGATGGGTGACGTCACCGACCTGACGAACTTCATCGGCGCCGTCATCGACGAGCGTTCGTTCGCCAAGAACAAGGCCGCGATCGACCGTGCCAAGCAGGACCCGACCTGCACGATCGTCGCGGGCGGTACGTACGACGACTCGGTCGGCTACTTCGTCCGTCCGACGGTCATCGAGTGCACCGACGCGTCGAGCGAGGTCTTCACGACCGAGTACTTCGGCCCGATCCTCGCCGTGTACGTCTACGAGGACGACGCGTACGACGAGATGCTGACGCAGATGGAGTCGGTGTCGGCGTACGCGCTGACCGGATCGGTCATCTCCGGTGACCGTGCGGCGACCGCGTACACGATGGACAAGCTCCGCTACGCGGCGGGCAACTTCTACATCAACGACAAGTCGACCGGCGCCGTCGTCGGCCAGCAGCCCTTCGGCGGCGGCCGCGCCTCCGGCACCAACGACAAGGCCGGTGCCCCGCAGAACCTGATGCGCTGGACGCTGACCCGCGCGATCAAGGAGACGCTGGTGCCGCCGACCGAGTACGGCTACCCGCACATGGGCTGACGCCCGCACCGGGCCGCACGGCCCGTCCCGTGAACACCGCCCCCCGCCGGTCCCCCACAGACCGGCCGGGGGCGGGCTCATGTCCGGCGCACGGTCCTGGGCGGGCTTAGGCTGCTGACCAGGGGGACCCGCGCCGAGGAGGGACAACCATGCCAGGTTCCACGACTCTCGGCCCCGGTCACGGGGCCGACGCGATCGAGCATCCCGATGCGCAGCGGCTCGCTTCCGTGCTGACGGAACTGCACCGGCTGCTGGACGCGGCGGGGCCCGACCGGATCACGGATCCGCAGGTCGCCGCGTTGGGCGGGGGCAAGGCACACCGGGACGAGTTCACCGAATGGGTGGGGCGGGTCGCCCGGCAGCTCGAGAAAACCACGTCCTCCTAGGTCACCCAGCGGCGTCGCCGCGGTGCCCCCGGCCGTCCGGCCGGGGGCATCGTCGTGTGCGTTCCTGTGCGATCGGGGGCCGGATTGGTCCAGACCCTTGCGTTGATGATGTGGCCATGCCAAATTGCTTCGTCGGTACGTCCCCACACGTAACCGTCGAAGGAGACCCCTCGTATGAGACGCACCATCCGTGCGCGCATAGGTCTTTCCGTCCTTCTCGTCGCCGGCTCGATCGGGCTGGGCGCCGCCCCCGCCGCAGCCGCCGTCGAGCCCACACCCGCCCCCCTCCCGCTCAACGCGCTCGACGTCCAGGTCGAACGGCAGCTCGGCGGCGACAGCGCAGGCACCTACCAGGACCGGGCGAGCGGAAAGCTCGTCGTCACCGTCACCACCGAGGCCGCGGCCGAACGGGTCCGGGCTGCCGGAGCGGTTCCGAAGCGGGTCCAGCGCAGCGCGGCCCAGCTGGACGCCGCCATGGCCGCCCTGGAGTCCAGAGCGAAGATCACCGGTACGTCCTGGGGCGTCGACCCCCGGACGAACCAGATCGCGGTCGAGGCCGACGAGTCCGTCTCGGCGAGGGACATGGCCCGGCTGCGCCGGGTCGCCGACTCGCTCGACGGGGCCGTCCGCGTCGCCCGTGTCCCCGGCACCTTCCATCGCGAGGTCGCGGGAGGCGACGCGATCTACGGCGGCGGCTACCGCTGCTCGGCCGCCTTCAACGTCGCCAAGGGCTCGACCCGTTACCTCCTGACCGCCGGGCACTGCACCAACGCCGGCGCCAACTGGTCGGCCACGTCCGGTGGTCCGGTGATCGGAGTCCGTGAGGGAACCAGCTTCCCGACCAACGACTACGGCATCGTGCGCTACACCGACGGCTCCGCGCCGTTCGGCCACGTCAACCTCTACAACGGCAGCAACCAGGACATCACCTCCGCCGCCGACGCCGTCGTGGGCCAGTCGATCCAGAAG includes:
- a CDS encoding proline dehydrogenase family protein; this translates as MLGPVILAASRSDKMRRLVSAAPMTKPVVNRFIPGETVDEVVPIVADLTDKGLEVTLDVVGEDITTREQAAAARDAYLELIERLAPLDLGTRAEMSVKLSMFGQSLEGGHELALANVRPVVEAAAAIGTTVTLDAEDHTTLDSMFAVHEELRKDFPATGCVIQAYLFRTEEDARRLAANGSRVRIVKGAYKEPASVAYQDKAEIDKAYVRILKILMDGAGYPMIGSHDPRLISISQELARRAGRKLDEYEFQMLYGIRGEEHVRLAAEGHRMRVYTAYGTDWYGYFMRRLAEKPANLLFFARSMITKN
- a CDS encoding S1 family peptidase is translated as MRRTIRARIGLSVLLVAGSIGLGAAPAAAAVEPTPAPLPLNALDVQVERQLGGDSAGTYQDRASGKLVVTVTTEAAAERVRAAGAVPKRVQRSAAQLDAAMAALESRAKITGTSWGVDPRTNQIAVEADESVSARDMARLRRVADSLDGAVRVARVPGTFHREVAGGDAIYGGGYRCSAAFNVAKGSTRYLLTAGHCTNAGANWSATSGGPVIGVREGTSFPTNDYGIVRYTDGSAPFGHVNLYNGSNQDITSAADAVVGQSIQKSGSTTKLTSGTVTAVNVTVNYGDGPVYNMVRTTACSAGGDSGGAHFAGSVALGIHSGSSGCTGTNGSAIHQPVREALAAYGVNVY
- the pruA gene encoding L-glutamate gamma-semialdehyde dehydrogenase, which produces MDAVTQVPTPVNEPVHGYAPGSAERGRLEAKLKELAENPIDLPMTINGEKRMGGGEEFKVVQPHNHQAVIGTFRGATQQDAQDAIDAALAAAPAWRAMSFDDRAAIILRAAELLSGPWRETLAASTMLGQSKTAQQAEIDTPCELIDFWRFNVAYARQILAEQPPANSPGVWNRLDHRPLEGFVYAITPFNFTAIAGNLPTAPALMGNVVVWKPSPTQTHAAVLLMQLLEEAGLPKGVINLVTGDGIAVSEVALNHPDLAGIHFTGSTKTFQHLWKTVGNNIEKYRSYPRIVGETGGKDFVVAHPSADRAILKTALTRGSFEFQGQKCSASSRAYVPASIWNSGFKEEFAAEVDGIRMGDVTDLTNFIGAVIDERSFAKNKAAIDRAKQDPTCTIVAGGTYDDSVGYFVRPTVIECTDASSEVFTTEYFGPILAVYVYEDDAYDEMLTQMESVSAYALTGSVISGDRAATAYTMDKLRYAAGNFYINDKSTGAVVGQQPFGGGRASGTNDKAGAPQNLMRWTLTRAIKETLVPPTEYGYPHMG